The following are encoded in a window of Cervus canadensis isolate Bull #8, Minnesota chromosome 11, ASM1932006v1, whole genome shotgun sequence genomic DNA:
- the TRIM29 gene encoding tripartite motif-containing protein 29 isoform X2 — MEAAEASRSNGASPEVRDARSPLSPNGSLENGVKAEGKEAKTANGHGGEVAEGKGAGGALKPGEGKGSLFSGSEWRRPIIQFVESVDDKGSSYFSMDSGEGRRSPYAGLQLGAAKKPPVTFAEKGELRRSMFSEPRKPAVSIVEPGDVRRNSYPRGDSSTFLRSKSGSEEVLCDSCIGNKQKAVKSCLVCQASFCELHLKPHLEGAAFRDHQLLEPIRDFEARKCPLHGKTMELFCQTDQTCICYLCMFQEHKNHSTVTVEEAKAEKETELSLQKEQLQLKIIEIEDEAEKWQKEKDRIKSFTTNEKAILEQSFRDLVRDLEKQKEEVRAALEQREQDAVDQVKVIVDALEERAKVLQDDKQTREQLHSISDSVLFLQEFGALMSNYSLPPPLPTYHVLLEGEGLGQSLGNCKDDLLNVCMRHVEKMCKADLSRNFIERNHMENGGDHRYVNNYGNSYTSEWSTPDAMKRYSMYLTPKGGARTSYQPASPSRLSKEKNFNNLYGTKGNYTSRVWEYSSTIQSSDDMPAVQGSSSFSLKGYPSLIRSQSPKAQPQTWKSSKQTLLSHYRPFYVNKGTGVGSNEAP, encoded by the exons ATGGAAGCTGCAGAGGCCTCCAGGAGCAACGGAGCCAGCCCGGAAGTCAGGGATGCCCGCAGCCCCCTGAGCCCTAATGGAAGCCTGGAGAATGGGGTCAAAGCTGAAGGCAAAGAGGCCAAGACTGCCAATGGGCACGGCGGGGAGGTGGCCGAGGGCAAGGGCGCAGGTGGCGCCCTGAAGCCGGGCGAAGGCAAGGGCTCCCTGTTCTCTGGCAGCGAGTGGCGGCGGCCCATCATCCAGTTTGTCGAGTCGGTGGATGACAAGGGATCCAGCTACTTCAGCATGGACTCTGGGGAAGGCAGGCGGTCGCCCTATGCCGGGCTCCAGCTGGGGGCTGCCAAGAAGCCGCCTGTCACCTTTGCCGAGAAGGGGGAGCTGCGCAGGTCCATGTTCTCAGAGCCCCGCAAGCCCGCGGTGTCCATCGTGGAGCCCGGGGATGTCCGGCGGAACAGCTACCCCCGGGGCGACTCCAGCACCTTCCTGCGCTCCAAGTCGGGCTCCGAGGAGGTCTTGTGCGACTCGTGCATCGGCAACAAGCAGAAGGCCGTCAAGTCCTGCCTGGTGTGCCAGGCCTCCTTCTGCGAGCTGCACCTCAAGCCCCACCTGGAGGGCGCCGCCTTCCGTGACCACCAGCTGCTCGAGCCCATCCGGGACTTCGAGGCCCGCAAGTGCCCTCTGCATGGCAAGACCATGGAGCTCTTCTGCCAGACGGACCAGACCTGTATCTGCTACCTCTGCATGTTCCAGGAGCACAAGAACCACAGCACTGTGACCGTGGAAGAGGCCAAGGCCGAGAAGGAG ACGGAACTGTCACTGCAAAAGGAACAGCTGCAGCTCAAGATCATTGAGATAGAAGATGAAGCTGAGAagtggcagaaggagaaggaccGCATCAAG AGCTTCACCACCAATGAGAAGGCCATCCTGGAGCAGAGCTTCCGGGACCTGGTGCGGGACCTGGAGAAGCAGAAGGAGGAAGTGAGGGCTGCGCTGGAGCAGCGGGAGCAGGATGCAGTGGACCAGGTGAAGGTGATCGTGGATGCTCTGGAAGAGAGGGCCAAGGTGCTGCAGGACGACAAGCAGACCAGGGAGCAGCTGCACAGCATCAGCGACTCGGTGCTGTTTCTGCAG GAATTTGGTGCTTTGATGAGCAATTACTCCCTCCCGCCACCCCTGCCCACCTATCATGTTCTGCTGGAGGGGGAGGGCCTGGGGCAGTCGCTGGGCAACTGCAAGGACGACCTGCTTAACGTGTGCATGCGCCACGTTGAGAAGATGTGCAAGGCGGACCTGAGCCGCAACTTCATTGAGAGGAACCACATGGAGAATG GGGGTGACCATCGCTACGTGAACAACTACGGTAACAGCTACACCAGTGAGTGGAGCACTCCAGACGCCATGAAGAGATACTCCATGTACCTGACGCCCAAGG GTGGGGCCAGGACCTCGTACCAGCCGGCCTCCCCGAGCCGCCTCTCCAAGGAGAAGAACTTCAACAATCTCTACGGCACCAAAG GTAACTACACCTCCCGGGTCTGGGAATACTCCTCCACCATTCAGAGCTCTGACGACATGCCTGCGGTGCAAGGCAGCTCCTCCTTCTCCCTGAAAG